The genomic region GTTTTATGCAAAATAGGGTTCACTACCAAATAGATTAATTCAATCAACAATACCATGAAAATATTTACAAATACAAATTCGTACTGCTGTGTAGGATGGTGAAGCCATGGAACCTGATTGAAGATGGGAAGACTGATTGAAGGTGGGAAGATGATGCACGAAAAGCCTGAAGGAGATGTGGAGCCTTATTGAAGATGACCAACTTCAGATCCAAGGTCAACGTCTCCCATCGAGTGCCTGTCACGGGGTTCACAGCCAGCCCTTTGCGATCTAGGTGTATAACATGCGGGAAACAAAGTCTGTCTTTTATAGGCAGTGAAAAGGGCGCGAGGTGAGACGCAAAAAGCAGAATTGGTGCCATCTGAGGTTGTTGAGGAATAGGCGGGGGCGTATATTTTTTACGGGTATATTTATAAGGAAAACGATAATCCAAACATGCCTCAAACTAGAAAAACAAAGCGAGACAAACGTTGCCGGGTTGCACTCTTCTCGATCTGGTCTAAGCACACGTAGGATAAACTGCCAATCTTTCCACCATCGGCGCGTTACTTTTCTTGCTCTCTTCAGCTTCTTCTTCCAGGTGGAGGCCATGAGCGTAGTCGTCGAAGCATTCGTCAATTGTCCTGAATGGAATGTCAGGGTAAAGGCTTGATACTTCAACGTCTCTCGACCCGTCGATGCCGAAGTTGGTCTGGCAGCCGTTTATAAAGATGTCGTGCGTGAGCGAAGCGACTATGCTCTCCGGGATGATGTCTTCTGCAATGCATAAGATGAATCAGATTTTCAAGCCAAAATCACGTTGAATCTCAGGCTGCATGAGTAGGTACCCGCAGCCATGGCGAGCAAGTCCTCCTTGCTAAGCGTGACGCGCGGCAGTGTGCGGCCGATCTTGCTCTCCCAGAGGCAGGCCATCTCGTTGGTGCTGAGGAGATTGCAGGCGGGGCGGAAGTGGACGACCTTGTTGACGCTCCGGGCGTCGTACGCGGCCTTGACCGTGAACTTGCCAATGTCAGTTCCAGCCACGAAGAACGCTGTGCAGTGCGGACAGAATCGCTGAGTCACGGTGAAGGAACAAAGAGAGAGGTAGGGCATGGGTATACCTCTGACGGTGCCATCGCCGTAGATCTGGAAGCGGTCGAGCGGCGGGCGCACCTCGGACGGGTGCATGTTGTCGAAGTAGGGCCAGCCGGCGATGGAGTTGCAGCAGATGTAGGTGTAGGGCacgccggccgcctccgccgcccgccggacgCGCCGCTTCTCCTCGTAGAACCCCAGCCCGGCCCCCACCGGGCGCGCCCTGTCCACGTCGTGCCCGAACTCCGACGGCAGAAACCTCTGTTGTGCGCACCGCGCATACAAGTCCATCATGCATGCATACGGGTGTGTACGTGCACGTCACAGTGCAGTGTAACACAAACTTGCAAGTGCTGGCGCGTACCTTGACGGTGCCGGCGGCTTGGATGGCTTTGATGAGGCCGAGCTGGTCGAGGATGTTGGCGCCGCCCATCACCGAGATCACCACCTCGACGCCGTGCGCGCGGAGCGCCGTCTCCACGGACCTCCCGCCGTCTTTCCCGTCGACGCGGCCCTGGCATTTCAGAGGGCGCATACCTAACTACGTGAACATCTGTACTACATACAGTGGCGGAGACACGCCTGGAGCAGTTAGGGCTATAGCCCCAGGCCTAGAAACAATTTTTTTTAtaatttcttcatgcaaagcatagaAAATCATAGAAGTTTATCACTCAATATAGCACAGCCCTAGGCGTAATCTGCATCTAACTCCGCCACTGGGTGTCTGCATGATATATAATACCTCGACGACCAAGGCGCCTTTGCGCTGGAGCGCGTCGACGGAGGCCGCGCGCGCGGGGCAGGCGTTGCCGGGGCGGACGAGGATGAAGGTCCTGCGCCCGCTGTCGAGGCAGGCCTCCGCCACGAAGCGACCGATGTAGCCGGTGGCGCCCACGATGAGTGCCGGGCCGGGACGAGGCACTTCCTCTTCCTCACAAGGCGCCATCGCTTCCGTCGCTGTGCCTAGCTTGCTAGAAGCTGATGACCAGATGGTGGCGGTTCTAGCAACCGGCTGGCAGACGCTGACCGGCAGAGTTGGATCTTATATAGAGGTTGTCTTTGTACCCTACTTGTCACCTGTCGGGCAGGTCTGGTTACAGAAGAAGAGTAGGTAAACACATGGCAGCCCAAACTCACACGTTAGGTGCTGCTGAATCCTAGTTTTGCCAGATCCAATAGCAAGGGACCAGATTCATATGTGAGTGGTAAAGGGTCAGGGACCCTCTGTAGGAATCAGATGCTTCTGTATCGTGCAAAATTTCTGCACAACTGTCTCTCCGTTCGTGTCAAACGGGTAGTATGATCTCTTCTTGTTGGCTGGGCCTGATTCTTCTACACAGACCGGCTGGTAAGGGCCGTAGGTTTCTTCCTTAGTCAAGCCCCACGACAAATGCTGATGGCGTTTGCCCCGCCGAGAGACGTGGCGGTAGTTACCATTTTTGCGCCTCGTTTTTTTAGCATAATAActttatcttctatatctaaatagctagcccccattAACTATTTCTCctaacatgcaagcatgccacatcatctcaCAACATGCATGAGAAAAGATCCACCCTCACTACCATAgtatctcaacatgcaagcatgccacttcATCATAACATGCACGGAAAAAAACTCATCTCAATATGCAAACATACATGAGAATTTTCATTCTATTATGGTATATATATTTGAAATATATTTAACAACTATATAGTAATCAAACATAATAAGTTATATCATTTTTAGTTTTAGCCTTTTATATTATtacttcaaatattcatgtttcatacaaTGAATCACATTGAAATATGTTGTAAAAtgttcccgcaacaacgtgcggggtatcatctagttcatCAAATGATAGTGTCGTTTACAAAaagggtcttttacatctgtgtccctaactggaacccactactcatatttgcccttaattttgaagtgtgctcaaatttatccctctGCCGTTAAGTGCACTTATAGAAATGTCTTTCCGTGCCGTTTCCGTCCGGTCAAAGTGGGTTGACCGGTATCTGGCCGTTTCTTTGACAATCTTGCCCCTGTCTCCATGTGTCTCTTATGGATGGGACCCACTCCAATTTTTTTGGTAAAAGCCCTATCACGTGGGTCCTAGCTAGAAAAACTAaaatgaaaaatagaaaaggaCTAGTCAAACTAGATattaggcccacatgtcattggcttatcagtattttctcaaatatttttttaaTTAACAATGGATTAGGCTGCCTCAATTAAAAGCCGTGGCTTGGGCCGACGGTCGCCGACGACGACCAATTCCCGCGCCGGAGGCACATAGGGAGGCCGCAAGGAGGCCGACCGAGAGGACCAGGCGATAGCCCTCGATCTACCGCGTGTGGGGATATTGTCGCCGGACCATATGGTCGCCGGAAAAAATGGCGGCGACCATTCCCATGGCGGCTCTGGGCGGCGCAAGTGGGGGAGCTTCCATGCgagcgggagggagagggaaaaaggCTGTGTGGGGGATCTTCCATCACTAGGATCACGATGGCTACGCCGCTCAGGCTAAGAGAAGGCTAGAGCGTCCGAGACTGGAGGCGGGAAGATGCGTTGTAGCGCTCAATCCTTGATGTCTCTGGTCGAATtagtgctggaatttagtctattttgggcagcccaataactatttcagaaattcctaataaatcctagaggcccacttagcccatttgtgcaaggcaagggatactactaaagtttagtcccacattgctaatttagtgggagttggacctccttataagggaggttctttccccacttgtacgagcatgagaccaagagggatatccacacgcgctcctcctccgccgccagcctcgccacgccacgcctcgtcacgacgcgccgcgggttgcgggaatgagccgagccgatatctaaggtcgctcctctcagagagacgcaccagaatctcttcctcctctcgccacaagttcctgagcactacGTTGTTGCTACATTCTTCCCCATCCcgtcttgcggcgtgcaccgcaggtcgggatagtaggcctccgaaaccgcaccttttgagtcctgtatgggagaagggtgataaggtttttggggagcgctcagcgcgactactggctgcttcatcatggacgatccggtcgccgacgacttcttccccgacctcctcgacgacatggcaggcgaggacaccgaccccaagtccagcgcttctgctgctgctgtcccgtacgtgttcttgtcttTCCTGTTAAAGGTTCTGCCGCAATTCCTTATTCTAGTCCTTGTCCTACAcatgataggttctacttcatatatgcaactagttctactgtctgctatagatatgctaggctacggttcatatatgcagaagctatttaccttctctctgtcagaacgcatgacttgttttatctctattaTATtactcatgctttatctagtatttttgttaataaaatcatttggtaaattgctcatatttccaacaatccaaaaaccttattataggcaatttaccccaagtggttttgctgcttccatgagacctcctatgtttgagggtatccactataagaggtggcgcgtgagagcagtcttatggtttcaaaccatgagttgctatgatgccactctcggcaaacctgaaggagagcttgatgctcaacaggcacaagcttttcagaaatggatactctgtttaaggctgctctcttgagtgttcttggtgagaacatagttgatgcttatgcgtcaattgataatggaaaagatatgtgggatgcactcgaggccaagtttggggtctcggatgctggcactgagctgtacatcatggagcaattctatgattacaggatgactgaagagcgctccgtggttgagcaagcacatgagatacagtcatttgctagagaacttgagcacttcagttgtatgctaccggacaagtttgttgccggaggtatcatcactaagcttcctccttcatggaggaactttgctaccttgctgaagcataagaggcaggagttttccatcccggatctcattggcactcttgatgtggaagaaaaggcaagagcaaaggacacacgtgctcgaggtattcagggaggatctagtgccaatgtggtacagaagcagaacttccagccccacaagttcaagaacaagggcaagtttgatgggaagaacaaggttgtgcaacacacgaacttcaagaagaagaatgacaagaagaaaggtgcttgtcatgtgtgtggggatcctgatcattgggctcctagttgctctaatcgctatgacaagcatcATCCTGGAAAAGGctgcaagaccgctaatgttgtcattggagacactgacatgaaggatgctgggtatggtatatttcccactattctttcagtatgtcattctcctgactggttgattgacatgggtgctaatgtgcatgtatgcggtgatatttccatgttttcgtcttatcagaccgcagagacttcaaccgtgctgatgggcaacagttcaagtgcttctgttcgtggtgttggcacggtcgatctgaagtttacttcggggaagatcgtgcggctgaagaacgtgcattatgtccctccgtcaataaaaatcttgttagcggatctcttctgtgtagagatggctacaagcttgtctttgagtcgaataaatttgtaatatccaagtatggaacctttgttggtaaaggctatgagtcaggaggcttgtttcgtttatccttatcagacgtttgcaataaagttgttaatcatatttgcaacaatagtgaatccaatgtgtggcattcacgtctttgtcatgttaactttggttgcatgtcgcgactagcgaagttgaacttaatccctagtttcaccaccgtcaagggatctaagtgtcaagtgtgtgtgcaagctaagcaacctcgtaagtctcacacgactgcggaaataagaaatcttgcaccactagagctcatacattcagatctatgtgaaatgaatggtgtgttgacaaaaggtggaaagaaatatttcatgacgttaattgatgactccactagatactgccgtgtgtatcttctgaaatctaaggatgaggctttgaactttttcaagatctataaagctgaagtggaaaaccaacttgatcgaaaatcaagaggcttaggtccgaccgtggtggagagtatttttccaatgagtttgatgctttttgtgcggaacatggtataatccatgagaggacgcctccctactcacctcagtcaaatggggtggccgaaagaaagaaccgtactctaactgatttggttaacgccatgttagacacatcgggtctctccaaggcatggtggggggaggcgatattgacagcatgtcatgtcctgaaccgagtccccacaaagaacaaagagataactccattcgaggaatgggagaagaaaaggttaaaactctcttatctgcgaacatggggttgtttggcgaaagtcaatgtccaatttcaaagaagcggaagcttggaccaaagactgtggattgtgttttcctgggatatgcttttcatagcattggctatagattcttggttgtaaaatctgaggtacctgacatgcatgtcggtacgatcatggagtcgaatgatgcgactttctttgaagatatctttcccatgaaggatatggctacctcatctaatcaggagatgcctagttcatcgaatcaggaaccagttacaattaccgaacctacaatttcgatggaacactttgaaagtcctgtggaggagaacaatgaagttcctattaggagcaagagacagaggactgcaaagtcctttggtgatgattttcttgtgtacctcatagatgacactcccagttctatttcagaggcctatgcatctgaagatgctgactactggaaggaagcggttcgtagcgagatggattccatcttggcaaatgaaacttgggagataactgatcgtccttatgggtgcaaacctataggatgcaaatgggtattcaagaagaagcttaggcctgatggtactattgaaaagtacaaggctcggctcgtggctaagggttatacccaaaaggaaggtgaagacttctttgatacttactcacctgtggctcgactgaccactattcgagttctactttcactagctgcctcgcatggtcttctcgttcatcaaatggatgttaagactgctttcctaaatggagagttggacgaggaaatttatatggaacaaccagatgggtttgtactagatggtcaggaagggaaagtgtgcaagttgctgaagtctttgtacggacttaagcaagcacccaaacagtggcatgagaagtttgaaagaactttaacagctgcaggctttattgtgaacgaagctgacaaatgtgtgtactatcgccatggtgggggcaagggagttatcctgtgcttgtatgttgatgacatactgattttcggaaccaatctgaatgttattaaggaggtcaaggatttcctatctcgttgttttgagatgaaggatttaggagtggctgatgtcattctgaatatcaagttgttgagagacgatgatggtgggattacattgcttcaatctcactatgtggaaaagatcttgagtcgctttggctacagtgactgcaagccctctccaacaccatatgatgctagtgtgttgcttcgaaagaatcgaagaattgctagagaccaattgaagtattctcagattattggctcgcttatgtacttagccagtgctacaagacctgacatctcttttgctgttagcaaactgagtcggtttgtttcaaaaccaggatATGTGCATTAGAAAGCTTTAgaaagagttttgcgttatttgaaaggcactgcaaattatggaattcactacactgggcatccaaaggtgcttgaagggtatagtgactcaaactggatctcagatgttgatgagataaaggccacgagcggttatgtattcactcatggaggtggcgctgtttcttggaagtcttgcaagcagaccatcttaacgaggtcaacaatggaagcagaactcacagcactagatacagctacggttgaagcagattggcttcgccggctcttgaatgacttattggttgttgagaaacctgtaccgggtgtccttaagaactgcgacaatcaaactatgatcacgaaagtgagcagttcaaaggataacatgaagtcatcaagacacgttcagagaaggttaaagtctgtcaggaaaatgaaaaagtTCGGAATtattgcgttggattatatccaaacgtctaaaaatctggcagatccttttaccaagggtctatcacgtaatgtgatagataatgcatcgagggagatgggtatgagacccacaatatgagttgttcacagtggtaacctattctttgtgatcggagatcccgtgaattagatgtggaagacaagctgttggtcaactgagaggagagtatccttactattcacaataccactccatgaaaaTGCAATACTCTcttaatctgcatggcaggttgatgtatatcttaatgtgttctaagtggcttatttaagtacagatgttatcctgcagaacatcttttgaagaacacacctatatgagtctgattgtcaaacgtcgcaatctatgagagtaggattctctctagtaaacttatgaaaggtcacggagtatgacgcataagctccacccgcgaggaagacccacggtagccacgtatcggtcaaggctttatgtgaagctagattcgcagaaaacttgcagttcaaggcccagtccactgttcaagttgcttactagtgtagcatagagttctaggtggaagttcaacttaacagtctccactgcagtatcggtatataaaatagtgttttttggaaccaaaggcaaatttctgtgtgtctctgggatctggtgggggattgctggaatttagtctgttttgggcagcccaataactatttcagaaattcctaataaatcctagaggcccacttagtccatttgtgcaaggcaagggatactactaaagtttagtcccacattactagtttagtgggagttggacctccttataagggaggttctttccccacttgtacgagcatgagaagaagagggatatccacgcgcgctcctcctccgccgcccgcctcgccacgcctcgtcacgacgcgccgcgccgcgccgcaccgcgccgcgccgcgggttgcgggaatgagccgagccgatatctaaTTTTtttccacgcactacgggtatacgctgcacccttcggctgctgactgttcgtttcatctcccgcgttcccttcagctcccggcgcagcctctcgcctccttctcttgcgcctataaaagggaggtcgctcctctcagagagacacaccagaatctcgtcctcctctcgccacaagttcctgagcactgcgctgctgctacgttcttccccatcccgtcttgcggcgtgcaccgcaggtcgggacagtaggcctccaaaaccgcaccttttgagtcctgtacgggagaagggtgataaggtttttggggagcgctcagcgcgactactggctgcttcatcacggacgatccggtcgctgacgacttcttccccgacgtccacgacctcctcgacgacatggcaggcgaggacaccgaacccaagtccagcgcttctgctgctgctgtcccgtacgtgttcttgtcttTCCTGTTAAAGGTTCTGCCGCAGTTCCTTATTCTAGTCCTTGTCCTACACATGATAGGTtatacttcatatatgcaactagttctactgtctgctatagatatgctaggctacggttcatatatgcagaagctatttaccttctctctgtcagaatgcatgacttgttttatctctattaTATTACTCATgatttatctagtatttctgttaataaaatcatttgataaattgctcatatttccaacaattagtaGGCTGGTAGGATGCGTTCATGTCGTAAGAGCTTCCCGACGAGTTGGCGGGGCTTGGTGTTGCCCTTGGCCACGTTCTTGACAGACGACGGCGACAGGTCACTCTCTAGCCGTCTAGCATGCTTGCGGGAGAGGGCTCAAGGGCGGGAGAGAGAAAGCAGGCTAGCGGCAGAAAGAGAACGAGGGCGAGAGGGATGCGACGTCAGGGGAGGCCAGCTGTAGAGGCGACGCCCGTTCGTCACTCTCACCGGAGTTGAGAGAGAGTGGCGTCGGCCCGTCGTTCGGcagggagagagagaggtgagagaaagaaaaatattttttgtctagctaggacccacatgtaagtgtgtgtgagagagatggggTGAGAGA from Triticum aestivum cultivar Chinese Spring chromosome 4A, IWGSC CS RefSeq v2.1, whole genome shotgun sequence harbors:
- the LOC123081808 gene encoding leucoanthocyanidin reductase-like isoform X1; amino-acid sequence: MAPCEEEEVPRPGPALIVGATGYIGRFVAEACLDSGRRTFILVRPGNACPARAASVDALQRKGALVVEGRVDGKDGGRSVETALRAHGVEVVISVMGGANILDQLGLIKAIQAAGTVKRFLPSEFGHDVDRARPVGAGLGFYEEKRRVRRAAEAAGVPYTYICCNSIAGWPYFDNMHPSEVRPPLDRFQIYGDGTVRAFFVAGTDIGKFTVKAAYDARSVNKVVHFRPACNLLSTNEMACLWESKIGRTLPRVTLSKEDLLAMAAEDIIPESIVASLTHDIFINGCQTNFGIDGSRDVEVSSLYPDIPFRTIDECFDDYAHGLHLEEEAEESKKSNAPMVERLAVYPTCA
- the LOC123081808 gene encoding leucoanthocyanidin reductase-like isoform X2 codes for the protein MAPCEEEEVPRPGPALIVGATGYIGRFVAEACLDSGRRTFILVRPGNACPARAASVDALQRKGALVVEGRVDGKDGGRSVETALRAHGVEVVISVMGGANILDQLGLIKAIQAAGTVKRFLPSEFGHDVDRARPVGAGLGFYEEKRRVRRAAEAAGVPYTYICCNSIAGWPYFDNMHPSEVRPPLDRFQIYGDGTVRAFFVAGTDIGKFTVKAAYDARSVNKVVHFRPACNLLSTNEMACLWESKIGRTLPRVTLSKEDLLAMAADIIPESIVASLTHDIFINGCQTNFGIDGSRDVEVSSLYPDIPFRTIDECFDDYAHGLHLEEEAEESKKSNAPMVERLAVYPTCA